A genome region from Leifsonia sp. Root112D2 includes the following:
- a CDS encoding Gfo/Idh/MocA family protein, whose protein sequence is MSETIRWGILATGGIAHAFTKDLVQHGHTVQAVGSRSQQSADAFAAEFGIPTAHSSYEGLVADDDVDIVYISTPHPFHAENAELALNAGKHVLIEKPITLNADEARRIVELAAEKNLLLLEAMWTRFLPHVVRIREIIEAGTLGQVRSFMADHTQKITDDPTHRLNALELGGGALLDLGIYPVSFAAHLFGTPQSVQASATFRETGADAQVATLFRYADGQLATTLSASNTKGPNVASILGTEGRIDIDAVWYSPTSFRVLNSAGEVTESFESQITGRGMQFQAEEAERLIAAGSTASEILSPAESVSIMETLDEVRRQIGLVYPGEPSAS, encoded by the coding sequence ATGTCCGAGACGATTCGCTGGGGAATTCTCGCAACAGGGGGCATCGCCCACGCCTTCACCAAAGACCTCGTGCAGCACGGCCACACGGTGCAGGCCGTCGGCTCGCGCTCACAGCAGAGCGCGGATGCCTTCGCGGCCGAATTCGGCATCCCCACGGCCCATTCCAGCTACGAGGGTCTTGTCGCCGACGACGATGTCGACATCGTCTACATCTCCACTCCGCACCCCTTCCACGCGGAGAATGCCGAACTCGCCCTGAACGCCGGCAAGCACGTGCTCATCGAGAAGCCGATCACGCTGAACGCCGATGAGGCTCGCCGCATTGTCGAACTCGCCGCCGAGAAGAATCTTCTTCTGCTCGAGGCGATGTGGACCCGCTTTCTGCCGCATGTTGTGCGCATCCGGGAGATCATCGAGGCGGGCACGCTCGGCCAGGTGCGTTCCTTCATGGCCGACCACACCCAGAAGATCACCGATGACCCCACGCACCGCCTGAACGCGCTCGAGCTCGGCGGGGGAGCCCTGCTCGACCTGGGCATCTATCCCGTGTCGTTCGCGGCGCATCTCTTCGGCACGCCGCAATCGGTGCAGGCCTCGGCGACGTTTCGCGAAACCGGGGCGGATGCGCAGGTTGCCACGCTCTTCCGCTACGCCGATGGGCAGCTCGCGACGACCCTCAGCGCCAGCAACACCAAGGGGCCGAACGTGGCCAGCATCCTGGGCACCGAGGGCCGCATCGACATCGACGCCGTCTGGTATTCGCCGACGAGTTTTCGCGTGCTGAACAGCGCCGGCGAGGTGACCGAGAGCTTCGAAAGCCAGATCACGGGCCGCGGAATGCAGTTTCAGGCCGAGGAGGCGGAGCGTCTCATAGCGGCGGGAAGCACTGCCAGCGAGATCCTCTCCCCGGCCGAATCGGTCTCCATCATGGAGACGCTCGATGAGGTACGGCGCCAGATCGGGCTGGTCTACCCCGGGGAACCTTCAGCTTCCTGA
- a CDS encoding TetR family transcriptional regulator, with product MTVIDQELGLRERKRRATRMAIQKAAIDLATERGIEGVTIEEISHAANVSPRTFFNYFPTKDAAIVGEMPQLPDDDAVERFVNAGDRQSVLDGVAELLASSLLADEVGGADEVGGFDADGPADGDAAAHGPALDSDIHDRRRALLKNHPQLVALKMASMREFEEQLSGVLQRRLAIDDPALADDADALYQRARLVTFVAFAGMRHAWSCWADHGGRDSLVARLHESFDQLQSFVRSAARK from the coding sequence ATGACCGTGATCGACCAGGAACTGGGACTGCGCGAGCGCAAGCGCCGTGCCACCCGTATGGCCATTCAGAAGGCCGCGATCGATCTGGCCACCGAACGTGGCATCGAGGGCGTCACGATCGAGGAGATCAGCCACGCGGCGAACGTGTCGCCTCGCACCTTCTTCAATTACTTCCCCACCAAAGACGCGGCGATTGTCGGAGAGATGCCGCAACTGCCCGACGACGACGCCGTGGAACGGTTCGTGAATGCCGGCGATCGGCAGAGCGTTCTCGACGGAGTGGCTGAACTTCTCGCCTCGAGCCTGCTGGCCGACGAAGTGGGAGGCGCAGACGAGGTCGGCGGCTTCGACGCGGATGGCCCGGCCGACGGCGATGCTGCCGCGCATGGCCCTGCGCTCGATTCCGACATTCATGATCGTCGTCGTGCCCTGCTCAAGAATCACCCGCAACTCGTCGCCCTCAAGATGGCGAGCATGCGCGAGTTCGAGGAGCAGCTTTCCGGGGTGCTGCAGCGGCGGCTCGCAATCGACGACCCCGCGCTGGCCGATGATGCGGATGCCCTGTATCAGCGCGCCCGTCTGGTCACCTTCGTCGCGTTCGCCGGAATGCGCCACGCCTGGTCGTGCTGGGCCGACCACGGTGGCCGCGACTCCCTCGTCGCGCGCCTGCACGAATCCTTCGACCAGCTGCAATCCTTCGTGCGCTCGGCCGCGCGCAAATGA
- a CDS encoding alpha/beta hydrolase, translating to MSRRRRAGRLAAVALVAALSVTLSGCVTWFMPPKTSATSAPTGETVTADLKPYYGQILSWTSCGSGMQCTKAKAPLDWKNPSGGEISLALVRHVATGKRLGSLLVNPGGPGGSGVEFVKNNLDYATDKTLQSSYDIVGFDPRGVGASTAVKCYSPAQMDTYLYAITPGDRGSDAWIAEQKQASVDFGLACEKNTGALLKHVDTVSAARDLDLLRAVLGDTKLSYLGYSYGTYLGATYASLYPGKVGRMVLDGAIDPAASNFDVTKVQSEGFESALRAYMKACLAGKDCPFSGSVDQGMATIGRLLKTVDASPIRNADGRELGANTLVTAIIYPLYDSTAWSYLSQMFGDVMKGKAAFAFTLADAYNNRDSSGTYGDNSTEAFMAINCLDYAYDANPATMRAQAAELSKDAPVIGPYMGYGDIGCANWPDKTTATRGPITAPGTPPILVVGTTNDPATPYVWAKNLAKELSKGHLVTYKGEGHTAYNKSNSCVNDAVDHYLVSGTVPASDPMC from the coding sequence GTGAGCCGCCGTCGCCGTGCCGGCCGCCTCGCAGCCGTTGCCCTCGTCGCCGCACTCAGCGTCACTCTCAGCGGTTGCGTCACCTGGTTCATGCCGCCCAAGACCTCCGCCACCTCCGCTCCGACCGGTGAGACTGTGACGGCCGACCTGAAGCCGTACTACGGCCAGATCCTCAGCTGGACCTCCTGCGGCAGCGGCATGCAGTGCACGAAGGCGAAGGCGCCACTGGACTGGAAGAACCCCAGCGGCGGCGAGATCTCCCTCGCACTCGTGCGTCACGTGGCGACGGGCAAGCGGCTCGGCTCCCTGCTGGTGAATCCGGGTGGCCCGGGCGGGTCGGGCGTCGAGTTCGTCAAGAACAATCTCGATTACGCCACAGACAAGACCCTGCAGTCCAGCTACGACATCGTCGGCTTCGACCCCCGCGGCGTCGGAGCGTCGACGGCGGTGAAGTGTTACTCGCCGGCGCAGATGGACACCTACCTGTACGCGATCACGCCGGGGGATCGGGGGTCGGATGCCTGGATCGCCGAGCAGAAGCAGGCATCCGTCGATTTCGGCCTGGCGTGCGAGAAGAACACCGGCGCCCTGCTGAAGCACGTGGACACCGTGAGCGCCGCACGTGACCTCGACCTGCTGCGCGCCGTTCTCGGCGACACGAAGCTGAGCTACCTCGGTTATTCCTACGGTACCTACCTCGGGGCGACGTACGCCTCGCTGTATCCGGGCAAGGTCGGTCGCATGGTGCTCGACGGCGCGATAGACCCGGCCGCGAGCAACTTCGACGTGACGAAGGTGCAGTCCGAGGGCTTCGAAAGTGCGCTGCGCGCCTATATGAAAGCCTGCCTGGCGGGCAAGGACTGCCCCTTCAGCGGTTCTGTCGATCAAGGCATGGCGACGATCGGTCGGCTGCTGAAGACCGTCGACGCCAGCCCCATCCGCAACGCCGACGGTCGCGAGCTCGGGGCCAACACCCTGGTCACGGCCATCATCTATCCCCTCTATGACTCGACCGCCTGGTCGTACCTGAGCCAGATGTTCGGCGACGTGATGAAGGGCAAGGCGGCGTTTGCGTTCACCCTCGCCGACGCATACAACAACCGCGACAGCAGCGGAACCTATGGCGACAACTCGACCGAGGCGTTCATGGCCATCAACTGCCTCGACTACGCATACGATGCCAACCCCGCGACCATGCGCGCCCAGGCCGCCGAACTGTCGAAGGACGCGCCCGTGATCGGCCCGTACATGGGCTACGGCGACATCGGATGCGCGAACTGGCCCGACAAGACCACTGCAACGCGCGGCCCCATCACGGCGCCCGGAACGCCCCCGATTCTGGTGGTCGGCACCACGAACGACCCAGCCACCCCGTATGTGTGGGCGAAGAACCTGGCGAAGGAGCTCTCCAAGGGTCACCTGGTCACCTACAAGGGTGAGGGCCACACGGCATACAACAAGTCGAACTCCTGTGTGAACGACGCGGTCGATCACTATCTGGTCTCGGGCACGGTTCCGGCATCCGACCCGATGTGTTGA